One Streptococcus sp. zg-86 DNA window includes the following coding sequences:
- a CDS encoding sugar transferase: MSIDRRLQQLILFIVQLFIVLLVTVGVHVFLDANMSRNGIIILPLLHVIVSYICHYNDEIFRRGDFFEFIQTIQYSVLYTVMITFTSFVLKDNFDISRKGLLYLVVMNAISLHMLNTIIKRFYRKVYPKLQRSRKLLVLTIVERATETLDSLLASSNFYHDIVAVSTLDGEYTLPSKIALITKNELIPYVTKSIVDEIFINLPSSYPIQDYIAQFEAMGVSVSVALDSFDFSANDKKLGEIGDFNVVTFSTNFYKTSHILAKRILDIFGSLIGLFLCGVAYLFLAPKIKKDGGPVIFKQQRVGQNGRFFDFYKFRSMYRDAEERKKELLTQNTMTGGMFKMDNDPRITPIGRFMRRSSLDELPQFYNVLKGDMSLVGTRPPTRDEYDQYTPEQKRRLSFKPGITGLWQVSGRSKITDFNDVVKLDLQYIDGWTIWSDIKILLKTLKVVWKKDGAK; encoded by the coding sequence ATGTCTATAGATAGAAGGCTTCAACAACTGATACTATTTATAGTTCAGTTGTTTATTGTATTATTGGTGACCGTAGGTGTCCATGTATTTTTGGATGCGAATATGTCACGAAATGGTATCATTATTTTACCACTATTACATGTTATTGTTTCCTATATCTGTCATTATAATGATGAAATATTTCGTAGAGGCGATTTTTTTGAGTTCATTCAGACAATACAATATAGTGTACTCTATACCGTAATGATTACCTTTACTTCTTTTGTGTTGAAGGATAATTTTGATATTTCTCGTAAAGGACTGCTGTATTTGGTAGTTATGAATGCCATTAGTCTTCATATGTTAAATACAATCATTAAACGATTTTATCGAAAAGTTTATCCAAAATTACAAAGGAGTCGTAAACTATTAGTTTTAACAATTGTGGAAAGAGCAACGGAGACATTAGATAGCTTACTAGCTTCTTCCAATTTTTATCATGATATTGTGGCTGTCTCCACTTTAGATGGGGAATATACCCTACCATCAAAGATTGCATTAATTACAAAGAATGAATTAATTCCTTATGTGACAAAGTCTATAGTGGATGAAATCTTCATTAATCTTCCAAGCAGCTATCCGATTCAAGATTATATCGCTCAGTTTGAAGCGATGGGAGTTAGTGTAAGTGTAGCACTAGATTCATTTGATTTTTCTGCTAATGATAAAAAATTAGGTGAAATAGGTGATTTTAATGTAGTGACCTTCTCAACAAACTTCTACAAGACGAGTCATATTTTAGCAAAACGGATATTGGATATTTTCGGAAGTTTGATTGGTCTTTTTTTATGTGGAGTTGCCTACCTGTTTTTAGCACCGAAAATAAAAAAAGATGGTGGTCCAGTTATTTTTAAACAGCAACGTGTAGGTCAAAATGGGCGATTTTTTGATTTTTATAAGTTTCGCTCCATGTATAGGGATGCTGAGGAACGTAAAAAAGAATTATTGACACAGAATACCATGACAGGTGGGATGTTTAAAATGGATAATGATCCACGGATTACTCCAATTGGTCGATTTATGAGAAGGAGTAGCCTAGATGAACTACCTCAATTTTACAATGTTTTAAAAGGTGATATGAGTTTAGTAGGGACAAGACCACCGACTAGGGATGAGTATGACCAATACACTCCTGAACAAAAACGTCGCTTGAGTTTCAAACCAGGAATTACAGGCTTATGGCAGGTCAGTGGTCGAAGTAAAATAACTGATTTTAATGACGTTGTTAAATTGGACTTACAATATATCGATGGATGGACCATTTGGTCAGACATCAAGATATTACTCAAAACGCTGAAAGTAGTGTGGAAGAAAGATGGAGCGAAGTAA
- the tnpC gene encoding IS66 family transposase, translated as MKKTLTCPGDTETITYKRKKTKGIRQAIFSQFTPEMVHHELKGEDCTCPDCHGQLKEIGSTVQRQELIFIPAQLKRIDHVQHAYKCQACSEKNLSDKIVKAPVPKAPLAHSFGSASIIAHTIHQKFNLKVPNYRQEEDWNKLGLPITRKEIANWHIKSSQYYFEPIYDLLHEKLLEQPILHADETSYKVLENDSQLTFYWTFLSGKHEEQGITLYHHDKGRSGLVVKEFLGDYTGYVHCDMWSAYRQLDKAQLVGCWAHVRRKFFEATPKKADKTSLGAKGLRYCDRLFALENDWVDLSTEERLHKRQAELAPLMDEFFDWCREQAVLSGSKLGMALEYSLKYETTFRTILSDGNLVLSNNIAERAMKTLVMGRKNWLFSQSFDGAKATAIIMSLLETAKRHDLNTEKYMTYLLEHLPSEESLVNKNVLEAYLPWAESIQNNCK; from the coding sequence CTGAAGAAGACGCTAACTTGCCCAGGTGACACAGAAACGATTACCTATAAACGTAAGAAAACCAAGGGAATTCGTCAGGCTATTTTTAGTCAATTCACTCCAGAGATGGTTCATCATGAACTAAAAGGCGAAGACTGCACTTGTCCAGACTGTCACGGTCAGTTGAAAGAGATTGGTTCAACCGTCCAACGTCAAGAATTAATCTTTATTCCTGCGCAATTGAAGCGGATTGATCATGTCCAACATGCTTACAAATGTCAGGCGTGTAGCGAGAAGAATCTCAGTGATAAGATTGTCAAAGCTCCCGTCCCTAAAGCCCCTTTAGCACATAGCTTTGGGTCAGCCTCCATCATCGCTCATACGATTCATCAGAAATTCAATCTCAAGGTACCGAACTACCGCCAAGAAGAGGATTGGAATAAACTTGGCTTGCCTATCACACGGAAAGAAATCGCTAATTGGCACATCAAGTCTAGTCAGTATTATTTCGAGCCGATTTATGATCTTCTGCACGAGAAATTACTAGAACAGCCCATTCTCCATGCGGATGAGACTTCTTATAAGGTCTTGGAAAATGATAGCCAGTTGACCTTTTACTGGACCTTCTTGTCTGGGAAGCATGAAGAACAGGGAATCACTCTTTATCATCACGATAAAGGGCGGAGTGGCTTGGTTGTGAAGGAGTTTCTTGGAGATTACACAGGCTATGTACATTGTGATATGTGGTCGGCATATAGGCAGTTAGACAAAGCTCAGCTAGTTGGTTGTTGGGCTCATGTCAGAAGAAAGTTCTTCGAGGCGACGCCTAAGAAGGCAGACAAGACCTCTTTAGGAGCTAAGGGATTAAGGTATTGCGACCGCTTATTTGCTTTGGAGAATGACTGGGTTGACCTCTCTACTGAAGAGCGACTACATAAACGCCAGGCAGAGTTAGCCCCTTTGATGGATGAGTTCTTCGACTGGTGTCGTGAGCAGGCTGTTTTATCAGGTTCTAAATTGGGCATGGCCTTAGAGTATAGCCTCAAATACGAAACCACCTTCCGAACGATTCTCTCGGACGGCAATCTAGTCTTGTCCAACAACATAGCAGAGAGGGCTATGAAGACCTTGGTTATGGGGCGTAAGAACTGGCTTTTTTCTCAGAGCTTTGACGGCGCTAAGGCGACAGCCATCATCATGAGCTTACTAGAAACAGCTAAGCGTCATGATCTCAACACTGAGAAATACATGACTTATCTTCTAGAACATCTTCCTAGTGAGGAAAGCCTCGTAAATAAGAACGTTCTAGAGGCTTATTTACCGTGGGCGGAAAGTATTCAAAACAACTGTAAATAG
- a CDS encoding IS66 family transposase — protein MEELLAIIKQQAAVNQQLTNELALLREQVAYLTQKLYGKSSEKVVYQPGQLSLFEEEPLPEEDANLPR, from the coding sequence ATGGAAGAGTTATTAGCCATTATTAAACAACAAGCAGCTGTTAACCAACAACTCACAAATGAACTTGCTCTCCTTCGTGAACAAGTAGCTTATCTGACACAAAAGCTCTATGGCAAGTCATCAGAAAAGGTTGTGTATCAACCTGGTCAGCTAAGTCTCTTCGAAGAAGAACCACTTCCTGAAGAAGACGCTAACTTGCCCAGGTGA
- the tnpB gene encoding IS66 family insertion sequence element accessory protein TnpB (TnpB, as the term is used for proteins encoded by IS66 family insertion elements, is considered an accessory protein, since TnpC, encoded by a neighboring gene, is a DDE family transposase.), giving the protein MAIHLSDLGKVYLVCGKTDMRQGIDSLAYLIKRQFELDPFSGQVFLFCGGRKDRFKALYWDGQGFWLLYKRFENGKLTWPSNENEVKALTPEQVDWLMKGFSISPKINPTNSRDFY; this is encoded by the coding sequence ATGGCGATTCATCTCAGTGATCTAGGCAAGGTCTATCTTGTCTGCGGGAAAACGGATATGAGACAAGGTATTGACTCGCTCGCTTATCTTATTAAACGTCAATTTGAATTAGATCCCTTTTCTGGTCAAGTTTTTCTCTTCTGTGGTGGCCGCAAAGATCGTTTCAAGGCCCTTTATTGGGATGGTCAAGGATTTTGGCTACTCTATAAGCGTTTCGAGAACGGGAAACTGACCTGGCCGAGTAATGAAAACGAGGTCAAAGCCCTGACACCTGAACAAGTAGACTGGCTGATGAAGGGATTTTCGATAAGCCCTAAAATAAACCCTACAAACAGTCGTGATTTCTATTGA
- a CDS encoding MucBP domain-containing protein — protein sequence MFFNRKQRFSIRKFTIGTCSVLLGTVLIAGVNQVSAEETSLNEVVSSSVEKEDKVGETVASATVSPVASVEAPVAAETTETVVARTFVVKNKVAVLDAANLSDSEKAAVVATVRSDNNLTEAFKVLVANDGSVTILENDQEVARLASAEVVEVHATTTPAAPVAEPTVAPVAEQPAPALTVSAETTTAPATETVDLAALKEAKIAELSTYALLSEAVRADYRARFQEAVDAAALELVAKEAKRAQRRAAAFPNEGQAIPTGTGFRADVPAANETLDTEGWKTLGRFSNKPGVFYVQKSGTVNGGNSTNKETMIYEIDTTTGEIVEVSKDDFEGGGTLYEHLEKLSAEQGFSPSNPIPGTTSTRDGYRVVNALGLSNDGRYAYALGITSQILVDDRTTINGIYRYDMESKKWSLVSNSNDWPEGMAVMRTNAWTAGAVNPKDGKYYFGTLTLKTDPAFSQVAPRDDAAYQAMRDNGTFDLYFRMWSFDPATGNVASAGYIDTNLVKSGSFDKNEDYFKRAGESYVVGNDIAFDTDGNMKLIMNQFNSSNYYIYSVDKANFDAAAGQNNKYAKHNGTLSKNIPIYTDINHNISSAGSGNEAVAEAMKANNVTTGGLAIDANGDLFFHSRQGKIGRIVSALTHGGILNNVEGPTGTTTWGDAASIRGTVGKGNVYREYYIQGTENILAGTVGSIVDGKFVPTTETTTGKDDIEKEQALYKNYDATVGRPQAIRAADGTVYEYVQVKENSDPETGEVKKEDQTIRYEYAPKAVTGNVIVKYIDVEGNIIKTEVKDETNADANTPYNTDEDRKLDLIKGTKEFNNEGKIYELVPAGTYGTYNNNPIEVDDNGHLTSSDSTTGDVEAGKTKEVVYVYREVTQPKTGDVVLHYVDTKGNELQPNHHNSDDKPVDESYTVKSAEKPDTLEKDGVVYKKVEVSETGVVDGKPIATENVTTDETGKIIEGTKNIVYVYKPVGSVVIHYVNTKGEVIKQEVKDITDGDIDAPYNAADNKENADEKPATIANGDVNYKFKEVSTSNTVGGKVVVSENDTNVVNGQEGKIVPGTTHVIYVYDEVETPVEKGSVVVNYIDTEGNPLATQQDVVKDQPVGSKYDSTTEALKPAEIKVGDKTYVLAPADSYEGTYNGNKIVVDNNNHLVGSDAITGDVAKETKTITYVYKLKEEPKEEPVKPGSVIVNYRDVDGNYLQPEDTVYDTKDGADKSGYNTIEDLRPKTIAKDGKVYELVEEAGTHKVGKVEANGHLEGTDDVTGTVEAGKTKKVTYIYKEVTPEPKAGNVTVKYVDTEGNPLLPEAVDELNAAIAKEYTTTDHKPKTITTADGTYELAPADDYIVGKVGEDNTLTESKKADLKKSDAETGTVEEGTKTIVYVYKKVETPVEPKGSVVVHYVNEAGEVIQSAYKDTTDAAVDSTYNTKENPLEKPQEITFGGKTYVFKEVSMTSKVGQNDVVKEDAANRVFFSGNETGKVVEGTTHVIYVYSEKQPEENPVKPGGEVTAQYFVEGEETRLYEDPTVEKDTVVKEKDTPVGTEYKDTPPAVLTDGKDIYDLVKKEDGTPKLKEDSANPTGSVTETPQVIKYEYKKRETPKEEPVKPGGEVTAQYFVEGEETRLYKDPTVKEDTVVKEKDTPVGTEYKDTPPAVLTDGKDIYDLVKKEDGTPKLKEGSAEPTGEVTETPQVIKYEYKKRETPKEDPKPEAPKGSVIVKYEDEDGNEIQKPKEDTPLSPVDTPYNTVDKRDEKIEVPNPNDPENPTVYHLTKNEPKEGEGEDDGKVKEGEKVVTYVYKKAGSVIVHYVDEAGNELADDQVAKKNEKDGTAYDTTTKTLRPATITVGDKVYERVPAGTYGAGEVDEDGHLTSTDKVDGSVEAGKTKKITYVYREVKPTTPPTEEKPNKYIPYIPENPEDPSNPKDPKYPNDPENNPPLDPNGNPIPPVDYDNTPEDPSNNPPLPDIDGYVPVDPKDPSEPLKPKDPNDPSKGYEPPKPVDPKKDTPVPYVPAGSVVIHYVDEEGNVIKDKLVDTVKAPVDSEYDATEKVGKREEKPQEITVTDANGKERVYELVRVSTSNKVGDQEVVPAGSIVGAETGKVKKGETNVIYVYKEKPGKYIPFIPVDPNNPNDPTDPQDPTVPETGKPIPPRPYDETPEDPSDDPRLPDVPGYIPVDPSDPSGKTPLKPVDPEDPSKGYEPPKPTDPHEDTPIPYVPAGTVTVHYVNEKGEVIKDPTVDTPKSPVGTKYDTDEKGKEIPREITGKDGEKYVLVKVKDGDKPTGEVEKGNIDVTYIYKLKEKQTPPPVEEEKPNKYIPYIPENPEDPSNPKDPKYPNNPEKNPPLDPNGNPIPPVDYDNTPEDPSNNPPLPDIDGYVPVDPKDPSKPLKPKDPNDPTKGYEPPKPVDPKKDTPVPYVPAGTVTVHYVNEKGEVIKDPTVDTPKSPVGTEYNTNENGTEIPKEITDKDGNVYELVKVKDGDSETGKVVKGNTDVTYIYKLKEKPGVPAPGTPSEPSNPAQPATPTPVKPANTTTAKLPSTGDTAGNATFAYGAVALGFAALLGLGKKKSEDEE from the coding sequence ATGTTTTTCAATAGAAAACAACGATTCTCAATTCGTAAGTTTACGATTGGTACGTGTTCGGTCCTTTTAGGAACGGTACTCATAGCAGGAGTGAATCAAGTATCGGCTGAGGAAACGAGTCTTAATGAAGTAGTTTCTTCATCAGTAGAAAAAGAAGACAAGGTTGGAGAGACGGTTGCTAGCGCAACTGTAAGTCCAGTAGCTTCTGTAGAAGCACCGGTTGCAGCAGAAACAACTGAGACTGTAGTAGCGCGCACTTTTGTCGTTAAAAACAAGGTAGCAGTTCTTGATGCAGCAAATCTCAGCGATTCTGAAAAAGCAGCTGTAGTAGCAACTGTTCGTTCAGACAACAACCTAACAGAAGCGTTCAAAGTACTTGTAGCAAACGACGGTTCTGTTACCATTTTGGAAAATGACCAAGAAGTTGCTCGTCTTGCAAGTGCAGAAGTTGTAGAAGTTCATGCAACAACGACACCTGCAGCGCCCGTAGCAGAGCCAACAGTAGCACCAGTTGCTGAACAACCTGCACCAGCTCTTACTGTGTCAGCAGAAACAACAACAGCACCAGCTACTGAGACAGTAGATTTGGCAGCATTGAAAGAAGCAAAAATTGCTGAGTTGAGCACTTATGCACTCTTATCAGAAGCAGTACGTGCAGACTATCGTGCACGTTTCCAAGAAGCAGTAGATGCAGCAGCTCTTGAACTCGTTGCAAAAGAAGCAAAACGTGCACAACGCCGTGCCGCAGCTTTCCCAAATGAAGGTCAAGCAATCCCAACAGGGACTGGCTTCCGTGCGGATGTGCCAGCAGCAAATGAAACCTTAGATACTGAAGGTTGGAAAACACTTGGACGTTTCAGTAATAAACCGGGTGTTTTCTATGTTCAAAAATCTGGAACTGTCAATGGTGGTAATAGTACCAACAAAGAAACAATGATCTATGAAATTGATACTACAACTGGTGAAATAGTGGAAGTTTCTAAAGATGATTTTGAAGGTGGAGGCACTCTTTATGAACACCTTGAAAAGCTTTCTGCAGAGCAAGGATTTTCCCCTTCAAACCCAATTCCAGGAACGACATCTACTCGTGATGGATATAGAGTAGTAAATGCGCTGGGATTGTCGAATGATGGTCGTTATGCGTATGCACTTGGTATTACGTCTCAAATTTTAGTTGATGACCGTACCACCATCAATGGTATTTACCGCTACGACATGGAGTCTAAAAAATGGAGCCTTGTAAGTAACTCTAATGATTGGCCTGAAGGTATGGCAGTAATGCGTACCAATGCATGGACAGCCGGAGCAGTCAATCCAAAAGATGGTAAGTACTACTTCGGTACGTTAACACTTAAGACTGATCCTGCATTCTCACAAGTTGCACCTCGAGATGATGCTGCTTATCAAGCAATGAGAGATAATGGAACATTTGATCTTTACTTCCGTATGTGGTCATTTGATCCAGCAACAGGTAACGTGGCTAGCGCTGGATATATTGATACTAATTTAGTGAAAAGTGGTTCCTTTGACAAAAATGAAGATTACTTTAAACGAGCTGGTGAAAGTTATGTAGTTGGTAACGATATTGCCTTTGATACAGATGGTAATATGAAATTGATTATGAATCAATTTAACTCATCAAATTACTATATCTACTCTGTGGATAAAGCTAATTTTGATGCAGCCGCTGGACAGAATAACAAATATGCTAAGCATAATGGTACTTTATCTAAGAATATCCCTATTTACACAGATATTAACCATAATATTTCTTCTGCCGGTTCTGGGAACGAAGCGGTAGCAGAAGCCATGAAAGCGAATAATGTAACTACAGGTGGACTTGCAATTGATGCGAACGGAGACCTTTTCTTCCACAGCCGTCAAGGTAAGATTGGTAGGATTGTATCAGCATTAACACATGGTGGTATTTTAAACAATGTAGAAGGTCCTACTGGTACTACAACATGGGGAGACGCAGCAAGTATCCGTGGTACTGTTGGCAAAGGTAACGTCTATCGTGAGTACTACATCCAAGGTACAGAAAACATTCTTGCTGGTACAGTTGGTTCTATCGTAGATGGCAAATTCGTACCAACTACTGAGACAACGACAGGTAAAGACGATATTGAAAAAGAGCAGGCTCTTTATAAAAATTATGATGCTACTGTAGGTCGTCCACAAGCAATCCGTGCAGCGGACGGTACGGTATATGAATACGTGCAGGTGAAAGAAAATTCTGATCCTGAAACAGGTGAGGTTAAAAAAGAAGACCAAACTATTAGATATGAATATGCACCAAAAGCTGTAACTGGTAATGTTATCGTTAAGTACATTGATGTAGAAGGTAATATTATTAAAACTGAAGTTAAGGATGAAACAAATGCAGATGCAAACACTCCTTATAACACAGATGAAGACCGTAAATTAGACCTTATCAAGGGAACTAAGGAGTTCAATAATGAAGGTAAGATTTATGAACTTGTTCCTGCAGGTACATACGGTACTTATAATAATAATCCAATTGAAGTTGATGATAATGGTCATTTAACTTCATCTGATTCTACAACTGGTGACGTAGAAGCTGGAAAAACAAAAGAAGTTGTTTATGTTTACCGTGAAGTAACCCAACCAAAAACAGGTGATGTTGTTCTTCACTATGTAGATACAAAAGGAAATGAACTTCAACCAAATCACCACAATTCTGATGATAAACCAGTAGATGAAAGCTACACAGTTAAATCCGCTGAAAAACCAGATACTCTTGAAAAAGATGGCGTTGTTTATAAGAAAGTTGAAGTCTCTGAAACTGGTGTAGTTGATGGGAAGCCTATTGCAACTGAGAATGTAACGACAGACGAGACTGGTAAGATTATCGAAGGTACTAAAAACATCGTTTACGTTTACAAACCAGTTGGATCAGTTGTGATTCATTATGTAAACACTAAAGGTGAAGTTATCAAGCAAGAAGTGAAAGATATCACTGACGGTGATATTGATGCACCGTATAATGCTGCTGATAATAAAGAAAATGCAGATGAAAAACCAGCAACAATTGCAAATGGCGATGTAAACTACAAGTTTAAAGAAGTTTCCACATCCAATACAGTTGGTGGTAAAGTTGTCGTAAGTGAGAATGATACAAACGTCGTAAACGGACAAGAAGGCAAAATCGTTCCAGGTACAACTCACGTTATCTATGTTTATGATGAAGTAGAAACACCAGTTGAAAAAGGTTCAGTAGTAGTTAACTACATTGATACAGAAGGTAATCCTCTTGCAACTCAACAAGATGTTGTCAAAGACCAACCCGTTGGAAGCAAGTATGATTCTACAACTGAAGCGTTGAAACCAGCTGAAATCAAAGTTGGTGATAAGACTTATGTTCTTGCTCCAGCAGATTCATATGAAGGAACATACAACGGTAATAAGATTGTTGTTGATAACAATAACCACTTGGTAGGTTCAGACGCAATTACTGGTGATGTTGCTAAAGAAACGAAGACTATCACTTATGTCTACAAGTTGAAAGAAGAGCCAAAAGAGGAGCCAGTTAAACCAGGTTCTGTTATCGTAAACTACCGCGATGTAGATGGTAACTACTTGCAACCAGAAGACACAGTCTATGATACAAAAGATGGTGCAGATAAATCTGGCTATAATACTATCGAAGACTTACGTCCTAAGACAATTGCGAAAGACGGTAAAGTCTATGAGCTGGTAGAAGAAGCTGGCACTCATAAAGTAGGTAAAGTCGAAGCTAACGGTCATTTGGAAGGTACGGATGATGTAACTGGTACAGTTGAGGCTGGTAAGACGAAGAAGGTAACATATATCTATAAGGAAGTTACACCAGAGCCAAAAGCTGGTAATGTTACTGTTAAGTATGTAGATACAGAGGGTAATCCTTTACTTCCTGAAGCTGTTGATGAACTCAACGCAGCGATTGCTAAAGAGTACACGACAACTGACCATAAACCAAAAACAATTACAACTGCAGATGGAACATATGAACTTGCTCCAGCAGATGACTATATTGTAGGTAAAGTCGGCGAAGATAACACATTGACTGAGTCTAAGAAAGCAGATTTGAAGAAGTCTGATGCTGAGACAGGAACAGTTGAAGAAGGTACTAAAACAATTGTTTACGTCTATAAGAAGGTAGAAACACCAGTAGAACCAAAAGGTTCAGTCGTTGTTCACTATGTCAACGAAGCTGGTGAAGTCATTCAATCTGCATACAAAGATACAACAGATGCAGCAGTAGATTCAACATACAACACGAAAGAAAACCCATTAGAAAAACCACAAGAAATCACATTTGGTGGCAAGACATACGTGTTTAAAGAAGTATCAATGACGTCAAAAGTTGGTCAAAATGATGTTGTAAAAGAAGATGCAGCAAACAGAGTATTCTTCTCAGGAAATGAAACAGGTAAAGTCGTTGAAGGAACAACACATGTAATCTATGTGTACTCTGAAAAACAACCAGAAGAAAATCCAGTGAAACCTGGTGGCGAAGTAACAGCTCAATACTTCGTTGAAGGTGAAGAAACTCGTCTATACGAAGATCCAACTGTAGAAAAAGATACAGTAGTTAAAGAAAAAGACACACCAGTTGGAACTGAGTACAAAGATACACCACCAGCAGTCTTAACTGACGGAAAAGATATCTATGACTTGGTGAAAAAAGAAGACGGTACTCCAAAACTGAAAGAAGATTCAGCGAACCCAACTGGTAGCGTAACTGAAACTCCACAAGTTATCAAGTACGAGTACAAGAAACGTGAAACACCAAAAGAAGAACCAGTAAAACCTGGTGGCGAAGTAACAGCTCAATACTTCGTTGAAGGTGAAGAAACACGTCTTTACAAAGACCCAACTGTTAAAGAAGATACAGTGGTTAAAGAAAAAGACACACCAGTTGGAACTGAGTACAAAGATACACCACCAGCAGTTTTAACTGACGGAAAAGATATCTACGACTTGGTGAAAAAAGAAGACGGTACTCCAAAACTGAAAGAAGGATCAGCAGAACCAACAGGTGAAGTAACTGAAACTCCACAAGTTATCAAGTACGAGTACAAGAAACGTGAAACACCAAAAGAAGATCCAAAACCAGAAGCACCAAAAGGTTCAGTAATCGTTAAATACGAAGACGAAGATGGTAACGAAATTCAAAAACCTAAGGAAGATACGCCATTATCACCAGTTGATACTCCGTACAATACAGTTGATAAACGCGATGAGAAAATTGAAGTTCCAAATCCAAATGATCCAGAAAATCCAACAGTTTACCACTTGACTAAGAATGAACCAAAAGAAGGTGAAGGGGAAGACGACGGTAAAGTTAAAGAAGGCGAAAAAGTTGTAACATACGTGTACAAGAAAGCCGGATCCGTTATCGTTCACTATGTAGACGAAGCTGGAAACGAACTTGCAGACGATCAAGTTGCGAAGAAAAACGAAAAAGACGGAACTGCCTACGACACGACTACGAAAACATTACGTCCAGCTACAATTACAGTAGGGGATAAAGTGTATGAACGTGTGCCAGCAGGCACATACGGTGCAGGTGAAGTTGATGAAGATGGTCACTTGACTTCTACAGATAAAGTTGACGGTTCAGTTGAAGCTGGTAAGACGAAGAAAATCACTTACGTTTACCGTGAAGTGAAACCAACAACACCTCCAACAGAGGAAAAACCGAACAAGTATATTCCATACATTCCGGAAAATCCTGAAGATCCATCAAATCCAAAAGATCCTAAGTATCCAAATGATCCAGAGAACAATCCTCCTCTAGATCCAAATGGAAATCCAATTCCACCAGTGGATTATGACAATACACCGGAAGATCCAAGCAACAATCCTCCGTTACCGGATATCGACGGTTATGTTCCAGTAGATCCAAAAGATCCAAGTGAACCATTGAAACCAAAAGATCCGAACGATCCAAGTAAAGGATATGAGCCACCAAAACCAGTTGATCCTAAGAAAGATACCCCAGTACCTTACGTACCAGCAGGTTCAGTAGTGATTCACTATGTGGACGAAGAAGGTAATGTCATTAAAGACAAACTGGTGGATACAGTAAAAGCGCCAGTTGATTCTGAGTATGATGCAACTGAAAAAGTAGGAAAACGTGAAGAAAAACCGCAAGAAATTACGGTAACTGATGCGAACGGTAAAGAGCGCGTATACGAACTTGTTCGTGTATCAACTTCAAATAAAGTTGGTGATCAAGAAGTTGTTCCAGCAGGTTCAATTGTAGGTGCAGAAACAGGTAAAGTTAAGAAGGGTGAAACAAACGTAATTTACGTTTATAAAGAAAAACCAGGTAAATACATTCCATTTATTCCGGTAGATCCAAATAACCCTAATGACCCAACAGATCCACAAGATCCGACAGTTCCAGAAACTGGTAAACCAATTCCACCTCGTCCATACGATGAGACACCGGAAGATCCGTCAGATGATCCACGTTTACCAGATGTACCAGGCTATATCCCAGTGGATCCAAGTGATCCAAGTGGTAAGACACCATTGAAACCAGTAGATCCAGAAGATCCAAGTAAAGGATATGAGCCACCAAAACCAACAGATCCACATGAAGACACACCAATTCCTTACGTACCAGCAGGGACTGTCACTGTTCACTACGTAAATGAAAAAGGTGAAGTGATCAAGGATCCAACAGTGGACACACCAAAATCACCAGTCGGAACGAAGTACGATACTGATGAAAAAGGTAAGGAAATTCCTAGAGAAATCACTGGTAAAGACGGTGAAAAATATGTACTTGTCAAAGTGAAAGACGGTGATAAACCAACTGGTGAAGTAGAAAAAGGTAATATTGATGTTACGTACATCTACAAGTTGAAAGAAAAACAAACACCACCACCAGTAGAAGAGGAAAAACCGAACAAGTACATTCCATACATTCCTGAAAATCCTGAGGATCCATCAAATCCAAAAGATCCTAAGTATCCAAATAATCCAGAGAAGAACCCGCCTCTAGATCCAAATGGAAATCCAATTCCACCAGTGGATTACGATAATACTCCAGAAGATCCAAGTAACAATCCTCCGTTACCAGATATTGATGGATATGTACCAGTAGATCCAAAAGATCCAAGTAAACCATTGAAACCAAAAGATCCAAACGATCCAACTAAGGGATATGAGCCACCAAAACCAGTTGATCCTAAGAAAGATACCCCAGTACCTTATGTTCCAGCAGGAACCGTTACCGTTCATTATGTGAACGAAAAAGGTGAAGTTATCAAAGATCCAACAGTTGATACTCCGAAATCACCAGTTGGAACCGAGTACAACACTAATGAAAATGGTACTGAAATTCCTAAAGAAATCACTGATAAAGATGGTAATGTTTATGAACTTGTTAAAGTGAAAGACGGCGATTCTGAAACTGGTAAAGTGGTGAAAGGTAACACAGATGTTACTTACATTTACAAGTTGAAAGAAAAACCAGGCGTTCCAGCTCCAGGTACTCCATCTGAGCCAAGTAACCCAGCACAACCAGCTACTCCAACTCCAGTCAAACCAGCAAATACAACCACTGCGAAATTACCAAGTACAGGTGATACTGCAGGAAATGCTACATTTGCATATGGTGCTGTTGCCCTTGGATTTGCTGCTTTGCTCGGATTAGGCAAGAAAAAATCAGAAGACGAAGAATAA